The following proteins are encoded in a genomic region of Myxosarcina sp. GI1:
- a CDS encoding DoxX family protein, producing the protein MMKYVALAARVCLCLIFLKAGISHLLGFGQTVAMMAGNGLPIPNVLLAFTVIFQILGGLSLLLGYQVRIGSILLIIFLIPATLVFHNPIADPSQLNDFLKNIGLIGGLLMVIAVGAGALSIDGDKITTTSNPRTENFTS; encoded by the coding sequence ATTATGAAATACGTAGCATTAGCGGCTCGCGTCTGTCTTTGTTTAATTTTTCTCAAAGCAGGAATCAGTCATCTATTAGGTTTTGGTCAAACAGTAGCAATGATGGCAGGTAATGGCTTACCCATCCCCAATGTTTTGTTAGCTTTTACCGTCATTTTTCAAATACTTGGTGGTTTATCGCTGCTATTAGGCTATCAGGTTCGTATCGGCTCAATTTTACTCATTATTTTTTTAATTCCTGCTACTTTAGTTTTTCACAATCCTATTGCCGATCCCAGTCAACTCAATGATTTTCTCAAAAACATTGGCTTAATTGGCGGATTGTTAATGGTGATAGCTGTTGGTGCAGGTGCGCTGAGTATTGACGGCGACAAAATAACCACAACTTCTAACCCGAGGACGGAAAACTTTACCAGCTAA
- a CDS encoding NAD(P)/FAD-dependent oxidoreductase: protein MLSKKPKIVVIGAGFAGLRAVQKLARSNADILLIDRHNYHTFVPLLYQVATGFISPEIIAYPLRRALHHISNARFLLAEVENIDFENKVIHTDRLDVTYDYLVLATGSQTKYLGVEGAPQYSLPLRTLEDAVRLRDRLLRNIERAAYESDLDRKQQLLTIVIVGGGPTGVELAGASIELITETLAKDYPKLDLSQLRLFLIHSGDRLLAGYPKALGNYTCRQLRRRGVKVHLNSRVSSVLPGAVELNDGITIETAAVVWTAGVEANLPNDESQLATAKKAKICVRSTLQLLEYPEVYAVGDVAFVKQDNKPLVGVAPEALQQGTAIARNLKRQLRGLAPQPFDYFNKGTAAIIARNAGVAYLFGKIPVKGFMGWLLWLVIHLYYLPGASNRLTLLISWIRDYLVRERRVRQIFAYQNSYAKDFLDSRQFQSRL from the coding sequence GTGTTAAGTAAAAAACCCAAAATAGTCGTAATTGGTGCTGGTTTTGCAGGTTTGAGAGCCGTACAAAAGTTAGCTCGCTCTAATGCAGATATTTTGCTAATCGATCGCCACAACTACCATACGTTTGTACCTTTACTCTATCAGGTTGCTACGGGTTTTATTTCCCCAGAGATTATTGCCTATCCCCTGCGTCGCGCTTTGCACCATATTTCCAACGCTCGTTTTTTACTAGCGGAGGTAGAAAATATAGATTTTGAAAATAAGGTTATTCATACCGATCGCCTCGATGTAACTTATGATTATTTAGTGTTAGCTACGGGAAGCCAAACCAAATATTTGGGTGTAGAAGGTGCGCCGCAATATTCTTTACCCCTGCGAACTTTAGAAGATGCGGTTAGATTGCGCGATCGCCTGTTGAGAAATATCGAGCGAGCCGCCTACGAAAGTGACTTGGATCGAAAGCAGCAGTTATTAACTATAGTTATAGTTGGCGGTGGTCCTACAGGAGTAGAATTAGCAGGAGCCTCAATCGAACTAATAACAGAAACTCTAGCCAAAGATTATCCCAAACTCGATTTAAGCCAACTGCGATTATTTTTGATTCATTCTGGCGATCGATTGCTAGCAGGTTATCCCAAAGCTTTAGGTAATTACACTTGTCGGCAGCTACGCCGTCGCGGAGTAAAAGTTCATTTAAATAGTCGCGTTAGTTCGGTACTGCCTGGAGCAGTAGAACTAAATGATGGAATTACTATTGAAACTGCTGCGGTGGTTTGGACGGCAGGAGTAGAAGCTAATTTACCTAATGACGAGTCCCAATTAGCAACAGCTAAAAAAGCTAAAATTTGCGTGCGATCGACTTTACAGTTGCTAGAATATCCCGAAGTTTATGCTGTTGGCGATGTCGCTTTTGTCAAACAAGACAACAAACCTCTGGTTGGTGTAGCTCCCGAAGCACTTCAACAGGGTACGGCGATCGCTCGCAATCTCAAAAGGCAGCTAAGAGGACTGGCTCCCCAACCGTTTGACTATTTTAATAAAGGTACGGCAGCAATTATTGCCCGTAATGCTGGAGTTGCTTATTTATTTGGCAAAATACCCGTAAAAGGCTTTATGGGGTGGTTGTTGTGGTTGGTTATACACTTATATTATTTGCCTGGGGCTTCTAATCGCCTGACGCTATTAATTAGCTGGATTAGAGATTATTTAGTTCGCGAACGTCGAGTTCGTCAAATTTTTGCTTATCAGAATTCTTATGCCAAAGATTTTTTAGATTCAAGACAGTTTCAATCTCGTTTGTAA
- a CDS encoding rhomboid family intramembrane serine protease, protein MIPLKDVNPTKITPYVTYSLIAINVVAFIYELTLTPQQLDTFFHSFAIVPKELTASFNGVELNSGIPEILTPVTSQFLHAGFAHIAFNMLFLYIFGNNVEEQLGRAKYLFFYLACGVLAGLSQWFFSAMSDVPSLGASGAIAGVMGAYILKFPQAKVITLVPLGFFFPVFRIPAVYFLGFWFLEQALNGITSFEVQASVGMENGGVAYWAHAGGFIFGAILGPILGLFSKSEQNYDQLVDN, encoded by the coding sequence ATGATTCCTCTCAAGGATGTCAATCCGACAAAAATTACTCCTTACGTTACTTATTCTCTAATTGCTATTAATGTTGTAGCTTTTATTTACGAACTGACTTTGACTCCCCAGCAGTTAGATACTTTTTTTCATTCATTTGCAATTGTGCCAAAAGAGTTAACTGCTAGCTTTAATGGGGTCGAGCTAAATTCAGGCATACCAGAGATACTAACTCCAGTTACCTCGCAGTTTTTACACGCAGGCTTTGCTCATATTGCCTTTAATATGCTTTTTTTATATATTTTTGGCAATAATGTTGAAGAGCAGTTGGGTAGAGCTAAATATCTGTTTTTTTATCTCGCCTGTGGGGTTTTAGCTGGTTTATCGCAATGGTTTTTTTCGGCGATGTCTGATGTTCCCTCACTAGGTGCGAGTGGCGCGATTGCAGGAGTTATGGGAGCATATATATTAAAGTTTCCTCAAGCCAAAGTGATAACTTTGGTTCCTTTGGGTTTTTTCTTTCCAGTCTTTAGAATTCCTGCGGTTTATTTTCTTGGATTCTGGTTTCTCGAACAAGCACTTAACGGTATTACTTCTTTTGAAGTTCAAGCCAGTGTGGGCATGGAAAACGGGGGAGTAGCCTATTGGGCGCACGCTGGAGGTTTTATCTTTGGCGCGATTTTAGGACCAATATTAGGATTGTTCTCTAAATCGGAACAAAATTACGACCAGTTAGTTGACAATTAA